ACTAGAATTACACTTTTTCCCAAACCTGCTATCTTCCGAACACTTTCGCGGAAAGTATGGAGAGCTTTGAGATCAAGGCTATTTGCAGGCTCGTCTAAGATAAGGGCTTGCGGGTCGTGCACAAGGGCTCTGCCTATAAGTACCCTCCTGGCTTCTCCTGAGGAAAGTTCAGACATCATCCTGTCTGCAAGGTGGGAAACCTCAAGGAACTTAAGCACCTCCAATGCTCTGGATTTCATTTCAGGGGTAACTTCATGGTTATAGTAAATGCCTATGCTGCTGAAAAATCCTGAGAGTACGACGTCCAGCACACTGACCTCACGGCAGTAGGTCTGCTGCAAGTCACCGGAGACAATTCCCAGTAACTTCCTTAGCTCAAAGACATTCCAAGTTCCTTTACCCATGACATTCAGAACTAATCCATCAGCTGATGCAAGGGGATAATATTCCTTTGTAAAGGTCTTGATGAGGGAAGACTTGCCAGAGCCGTTAGGCCCTATAATTGCAACATGCTCTCCCTGCTCAATAGAAAGGGACAGAGAATCAAGGATTTTTTTTCCACTTTTAACAACAGTCACATTTTTCATCTCCAGCAGGAAAGGAGAATTGGTCTTCCCTGGGAGGTCTATATTTTGAGCCATTTTATCATCTATTCTGGAGCTAATCTAGCAAATTGTCTTAGAATTTAAACCTTTTTATTGTAGTAAGCTAGTAAGCTAATATCACTGGTATAAGGATATTTATAAGCACTTCTGAAATGGTACATTGCACTGAACTCCATATGGCTTCCCATTCGGATGAAATCCTGCTTTTTTAAGGACTTTGCAGAAATGTGCTCGGGAAAATTTAAGATGATTTCAGGGTTCTGGGCTGCAAGATTCTCAACAGGTCAGGTAGTTGCATTCTTCCTTTTTTAACCACCTGCAGCAGGTCGCAGGCTATAATCTCAGCCGTTAATAGATCTCACCCTTACAGGTTTATTTTTTGATGATAGATATTAATATTTACAGGAGAATTAAAATATAAATACGGAACAGAATGGCAAAAGGCCTGGGGGTCAGGATTTGGAGAAGCACTTTATCATAATTGCTGGGGAAGAAGCAGGCCCAAAATCAAACAAGATGGGTGGAATCTGGAACGTTATAAATGAGGAAGCACAAACTCTTGCAACTCTTTTAAGTTTCGATAAACTGGATACAAAGGATGAGAAAGAAATACTTATTGCGGGACCTTATTACGGGCACAGAGGTGCGGATTGGAACCGGGGACTAAATAGGATTACAGATATGGAGGAACTTGACCCTCTCAATCCTCACGAAGAACTCCAGAAAACCCTTGAATCTCTTGAGAGTTCAGGCATCAAAGTGTTTACAGGAAGCAAATTGGTAGAGGATACGAAGATAGGCTATTTGCAATTTCAAACCTCGGACTTTGGGAAAATGCGCTCAATGTATATGGGAAATGAGATGACACTTGAAAGCAGGGTTAAAGCTGAAGCCTATAAATACTTCGGGCTTGATTCCCTTAGATATGAGAGCATGTCAAACGGGCCTGAATATACTCATTATCTTTGCCTTTCCTATGCGATTTCCGAGTTTGTCAGGCTTCTTATAAGCACAACTTCAGAAAATTCCAAAGTCTCCGACACAGTCTCAACTCAGGGTTTTATTCCCTGCCCCGGGGTGTCCCTGCACTGCCATGAGTTCGGAGTGTTCTATGCGCCAGCCAGGCTGAAAAGGCTCGGAATCCCGGTAAATACGGTTGCAACCCTGCATGCGACCCTGCCCGGAAGGATTGCTGGGTATAACACCATCCAGAAAAGAAGGAATAATGACAGCACATGGCCTTTGGGCGTGCCTGAAAACCTGGCTGCCCTTGAAGCTCTTGCATCATATGCCGATACAGTTACCGCAGTTGGGGAGTCAACCAGGCAGGAACTCAGGCTCTTTTACGGAATTAACGGTATTGTGATACGAAATGGGATAACCATAGAAACCGATAAGATAGACTGGGATCGAAAAGAAAGCTCCCTTGAACGCATCAGGAAGTTCCTTTCCGAAAACCTGTACAAATATCACGGAGGGGAAAGGATAAGTCCTGAAAAGATAATCCCGATTTTCACGATCTCCCGTCTGGAAGTAGAAAATAAGGGTTACCCTGATCTTCTTGACTCTCTTGTCGCTCTTGAGCATATAATAAAGAACAGCATTCTCGAAGGGCATATGGAGGAAGGAATAAGGGTAATCTGTTTCCTTGTTACGGCAGAAGGACAAAAGACAAACCTTCCTTCAGGATTTCCTGTGAACCTGCCAAAAGAAGTGCTTGTAGGAAACGAGCTGAGGATTCAGCAGATGATCGAGGAAAAAGGACTGGTTTTTTCGAAAATGGTCAGGGGAAAACGCTCGGTTGCAGCACTTCTCTATCCCCAGATTCTTTCTAGCTCGGACGGAGGGCTGGGTATGGAAGTAGGGGAGTTTATGGCAGGCTGTTGTGCAGGCATTTTTCCCTCTCGCTACGATCCCTTCCTGCTCACAGGGCTTGAAGCCGGAAAAGAAGGAACCCCAAGCGTGGTCAGCCGGGTTTGCGGCTTCAGTGACGCCATAAAGACAATAGAATCCCTTAAAGAAGTTCTTGGAGGAGTGATAGTAGTAGATAACATCGATCTTCCCTATTACGAAGCAGTCCTTGATTATGCCCTGGCAGTCAGCTACTTTACACGGAATTTCATAGATGATAGGGTAAAGTACAAACTTCTCTGCAGGGAAGCTTTTCTTCTTGCAAAAGATATGGACTGGAGAGCCCCTACTGAACAGTATTATGAACTTATAAGCGGCGCTCGCTTCTGCAAGCAGGAAAATGCTGCCGATAGAAGATAAAAGAGAATTAAAGTACCGGAGAGGATGGAAAAAGAAGAAAAGATAATAAAAAGGGAAAAGAAAAAAGATATAACGAGGTTTTTCTGAAATGTCAGAAATCAGAAAGCACTACTTTCTTTCCGAGTACTGTATAATTGCCGAAGAAAGGGCTAAAAGACCTTCGGATTTTGCACATTCAGATGAAGACACCGGAAAAGATAATCCTGAAAACTGCTTTTTCTGCGGGGGAGCTGAGAAAAATACTCCTCTTGCTACTGCAGTATATAAAGATGGAAAAATTTATTCCGATACTCCTGAGGAAAGGGTACGCTACTGGGACTTCCGCTGCTTTCCGAATCTTTATCCTGCTCTTTCGCCTGCTCCGGATTTGCAGGCATATCGGAAAGATAGCCTTCAGAGGGAACCCGGATATGGTTTTCATGAAGTCATTGTAGAATCACCTTTGCATGGGAGTAAGCTTGAGGACTTTTCGGACTCAGAGATCTCAGAACTCATGCAAGTGTATAGAGACCGTACATGCAGTTATATTACCCGTGAAAAAATACGTTATGTTTCCCTGTTCAAAAACTTCGGGAAAGAAGCCGGGGCTTCGATTAATCACCCCCACAGCCAGCTCCTTGCCCTGCCGTTTTGCCCCCCTCCTCTAACAAGGGAGCTTGAGGTTATCAGGAAAAAAGAGAAATGCCCTTATTGCACAATGTTCGACATGGAGAAAGCCTCTTCACGTACTATACTTGAGAACAGCGAATGGATAGCCTTTACTCCTTATTCCTCAATGGGGCCATTTGAAGTGTGGATTCTTCCCGGGAAGCATGTCAGTTATCTTGGAGATTGTAACGACAAAATGCTTTTTGCTCTAGGGGAAATTCTGAGAGACATTCTTAAAAGTTATGGAAGAGTCCTTGGAGACCCACCTTTCAATTATATGTTCTACCAGCTTTCCGAAGCCCCTGAATATCACCTGAACCTTCGTTTGCTCCCGAGACTTTCCATTAATGCGGGGTTTGAACTGAGTACCGGAACATATATCAATACAATTTCTCCAGAGAGAGCAGCCTCTTATTTAAGAGAGGACTTACGCTTGGAGGATAAGGATAATAAGGCTCTGTAGAAAACCTATGAGATTACGAATATAAACCAGTTTAAACTGAATAGCCTGATATATTTTTGCTTATCTATTTTTTCGCCTCTTGAAGCTGGTTTAGATAAGTTTTCTACAAAGCCCTTAGATAATCAATTAAAATTCGTCATCCAATTTATTCTCTGCAAATTCAATTTTTATATCGAGCTTATGTTCCAGTTTTTAATCTCATAAACTGCCTCTACGGGGATCTCTACAATGCCGAAATAATATAGATTAAATTAAGGATTTCTACAGAGCCGATAATAAAGTAAGTTTAAAAAAGAAGCAGGAAAGTACTTTCATCACTCCAGTCAAACAGATAAGAAAAATTCGTAGATACGTTTATCTATCATTAATAAGGAATAAACTTAAGAAAGTAGAGAAACCGTACTCTTAATGCGAAAATTACCTTTGTGCTATGAAAATCAGAGTCATGCCCCTTTTTACCTTTATATAAGCATTTAGAGGCTTAAAGGGGTATAAAATTATAGAAAAACTGTAGTGGCCAAAATTCAGTGAACCTGAGATTATAAAGTCGATTGATAAGAGCTGAATTCTGCAAACTGAAGAATGTAAAATTAAAAAGGTAAGGGGTAGCCTGCATTCTTCTTTACATCTTAACTCCCATTTTGACAAAAAGGGATAAGTGAGCCTATGAAAAAGCTTCGAATAGGAATGTTTACCTGGGAAAGTCTGTATTCGATACGTGTAGGAGGAATCTCACCCCATGTATCCGAACTGTCTGATGCGCTTGCGGCTGAGGGGCATGAGGTCCACCTGTTTACACGAAACCGTGAAAATAAAGATGAATTAATCAACGGAGTCTATTACCATAAGATTGCCTGTGACCAGAGCGGGGGAATTGTGGAACAGATGGACCGGATGTGCGAAGGTATGTACTGCCGGTTCATTGAAGTGAGAGAAAGTGCAGGAGAATTTGATGTGCTTCATGGCCATGACTGGCACCCTGTAAATGTTCTGTGCAGGATAAAATCCCAGTTCGGACTGCCTTTTGTGTTGACGTTCCATAGTACGGAATGGGGACGCAATGGAAACCGCCATGGAGACTGGTGGGAAGCAAAGGAAATCTCACATAGGGAATGGCTCGGAGGTTATGAGTCTTCGGATATTATCGCAACCTCAACTGTATTGAAAGAAGAAATTAAACATATATACAAGATTCCCGACTACAAGCTTTGGGAAATTCCTAACGGCATAAATGTGGGAAAAATAAAAAGGCAAATTGATCCCGGAGATGTGAAAAGGCACTACGGCATCCATCCTTGTCTCCCGGTTGTGCTTTTCACAGGAAGGATGTCATATCAGAAAGGACCTGACCTGCTGGTAGAAGCTGCGGCTAAAGTTCTGAGAAAAAGGAATGCACAGTTTGTGCTTATAGGCGAAGGAGATATGCGCTCCCAGTGCGAGAATCAGGCTCGGAAGCTTGGCATAGGTAATTCATGTAATTTCCTTGGATATGCCCCGGATGATACCGTAATAGACTGGTTCAACGCCTGCGACCTAGTGTGTGTGCCCAGCCGGAATGAGCCTTTCGGGATTGTAGTGCTTGAAGCCTGGGACGCTAGAAAACCTGTAGTTGCAAGTGATGCTGTCACCCTTGTGGAGAATTTCAGAACAGGCGTTATTGCCCATAAAGAACCTTCTTCTATCGCATGGGGACTCAATTACGTCCTTGAAGGACTTGGTCACAACAGGATGGGAGAAAAAGGTTACGATCTCCTAAAAAAGCGGTACAACTGGAAAACTATAGCTAAAAAGACTCTTGAGGTGTATGCAAAAGTTATTGAAAAGCATGAGTCGGCAGCAAGAAAAATAAGTTGAAAACTGTGAAGTAGGAGTTAAGTAACATAAAAATTTCGGGCTGCTTAGTAAAGACTTGGAATGCCTGGTTAAAAACTGACACAAGATGATTATGATAGAAATCTGTCCAATATCCAGGCTTTTATTAATATATCCAAGCTTGTATTAATATCTCTAAGCTTTTATTAATATATCCAGGCTTTTACTAATATTTATTTTTTTAACTTATCGGTTCGAAAAGCATTCTATTTTAACTGACTTTTAAGCTGGATTTGGTTTTGGATCTGTTTTATTTTTTATAAATTTCCAAAGGACTTCCGCAATCCTGAAAATTGGAAAGGGAATCCTTTGTTTGCAAGGGGAGCCGTTTAGATGAGGAACCGTTTAGATGATATCCTCTTCGTCCCCTTCTTCAAATTCTTTGTAGCTATCGCTTCCTACCATCGCAGCTGAGATGGAATCTATTCCGTCAAGCCACTCTGCGACAATGCCATAGGGAAGGTCAGCCATAACCTCTTCGGGCAGGCTTTTTCCTTTTAGCACCAGTGCACCGCATTGTGCAGTATAGTCAAGGGCAAGCTCAAGGTTGTCCGAGGCTTCAGCCTCAATTGCTGATTTTGTAAGCTCTTCAATGTTGGCTCCCTCATCATAGTCGCCCATAACGTAGGATTCGAAGGCGACAAGAGCCCCCATAAGGGAGGTCTGTACTGACTCGATCATAAGGTCGATATCTTCGGAAATTGGTTCGACCTCGGCTAGCACAATGTCCCGGACCTCAGCCAGGATTTCCAGAGCTTTTTCTCTTGAGAGCATACCTTTATCAAAGCGCGCGGTCACTTTCAGACAGGCAAGGATAACATCATCAACCATATTCACGAATATGGCACTTTCTTTTCCGGCTTCTTCTTCCGATTCTTTTAACTGGAATCCGCTCTCTTTTGCCCGTTCTAGCCAGTTTTCCCAGCGCTTTTGGGTATAAAATTCATAAGGGGGGACCTGGTTCATTTCTTGTTCAGGCA
This region of Methanosarcina flavescens genomic DNA includes:
- a CDS encoding ABC transporter ATP-binding protein; this translates as MAQNIDLPGKTNSPFLLEMKNVTVVKSGKKILDSLSLSIEQGEHVAIIGPNGSGKSSLIKTFTKEYYPLASADGLVLNVMGKGTWNVFELRKLLGIVSGDLQQTYCREVSVLDVVLSGFFSSIGIYYNHEVTPEMKSRALEVLKFLEVSHLADRMMSELSSGEARRVLIGRALVHDPQALILDEPANSLDLKALHTFRESVRKIAGLGKSVILVTHNLEDIIPEINRVVLIKDGKVFRDGKKEEILTDENLSELFSLPVEVLKINGYYKAVV
- a CDS encoding glycosyltransferase yields the protein MEKHFIIIAGEEAGPKSNKMGGIWNVINEEAQTLATLLSFDKLDTKDEKEILIAGPYYGHRGADWNRGLNRITDMEELDPLNPHEELQKTLESLESSGIKVFTGSKLVEDTKIGYLQFQTSDFGKMRSMYMGNEMTLESRVKAEAYKYFGLDSLRYESMSNGPEYTHYLCLSYAISEFVRLLISTTSENSKVSDTVSTQGFIPCPGVSLHCHEFGVFYAPARLKRLGIPVNTVATLHATLPGRIAGYNTIQKRRNNDSTWPLGVPENLAALEALASYADTVTAVGESTRQELRLFYGINGIVIRNGITIETDKIDWDRKESSLERIRKFLSENLYKYHGGERISPEKIIPIFTISRLEVENKGYPDLLDSLVALEHIIKNSILEGHMEEGIRVICFLVTAEGQKTNLPSGFPVNLPKEVLVGNELRIQQMIEEKGLVFSKMVRGKRSVAALLYPQILSSSDGGLGMEVGEFMAGCCAGIFPSRYDPFLLTGLEAGKEGTPSVVSRVCGFSDAIKTIESLKEVLGGVIVVDNIDLPYYEAVLDYALAVSYFTRNFIDDRVKYKLLCREAFLLAKDMDWRAPTEQYYELISGARFCKQENAADRR
- a CDS encoding galactose-1-phosphate uridylyltransferase, whose translation is MSEIRKHYFLSEYCIIAEERAKRPSDFAHSDEDTGKDNPENCFFCGGAEKNTPLATAVYKDGKIYSDTPEERVRYWDFRCFPNLYPALSPAPDLQAYRKDSLQREPGYGFHEVIVESPLHGSKLEDFSDSEISELMQVYRDRTCSYITREKIRYVSLFKNFGKEAGASINHPHSQLLALPFCPPPLTRELEVIRKKEKCPYCTMFDMEKASSRTILENSEWIAFTPYSSMGPFEVWILPGKHVSYLGDCNDKMLFALGEILRDILKSYGRVLGDPPFNYMFYQLSEAPEYHLNLRLLPRLSINAGFELSTGTYINTISPERAASYLREDLRLEDKDNKAL
- a CDS encoding glycosyltransferase family 4 protein, which gives rise to MKKLRIGMFTWESLYSIRVGGISPHVSELSDALAAEGHEVHLFTRNRENKDELINGVYYHKIACDQSGGIVEQMDRMCEGMYCRFIEVRESAGEFDVLHGHDWHPVNVLCRIKSQFGLPFVLTFHSTEWGRNGNRHGDWWEAKEISHREWLGGYESSDIIATSTVLKEEIKHIYKIPDYKLWEIPNGINVGKIKRQIDPGDVKRHYGIHPCLPVVLFTGRMSYQKGPDLLVEAAAKVLRKRNAQFVLIGEGDMRSQCENQARKLGIGNSCNFLGYAPDDTVIDWFNACDLVCVPSRNEPFGIVVLEAWDARKPVVASDAVTLVENFRTGVIAHKEPSSIAWGLNYVLEGLGHNRMGEKGYDLLKKRYNWKTIAKKTLEVYAKVIEKHESAARKIS
- a CDS encoding DUF2150 family protein; amino-acid sequence: MPEQEMNQVPPYEFYTQKRWENWLERAKESGFQLKESEEEAGKESAIFVNMVDDVILACLKVTARFDKGMLSREKALEILAEVRDIVLAEVEPISEDIDLMIESVQTSLMGALVAFESYVMGDYDEGANIEELTKSAIEAEASDNLELALDYTAQCGALVLKGKSLPEEVMADLPYGIVAEWLDGIDSISAAMVGSDSYKEFEEGDEEDII